DNA from Ruficoccus amylovorans:
CGCCCAAGCACTGAACCCGCATCGACCACTCCGGCTGAAGTGTCCGAAGTGTCTGCCCCGACTGCATCGCGCGTCTCGCTGGAGGCGCTGGCCTGGCCGCAGGGCGAGGAGGTGGCGCGGGTCGCGTTCACCGAGGAGCGGCAGTTCCCGTTTCGCCGCTTTCCGAAGCGCTTCAGCGGCACGCTGGATCGTTCACCTCAGGGAGAGCTTGTCCTTTGCTACACCGAGCCGGGCCGCGAGCGCCTGCTCATCCTCGCCGACGGGATCTACTTTGAAGGCTCCGATGGCCAGCGCCGTGAACTCCCCGCCGAGGCCGGTTATGTGCGCGTGCTGCGCGACCTGATCGGAGGTGACCAGACCGCGCTGCGCCGCGACTGGCGGGCCGAACTGGCGTCTGGCGGGTTTACGCTTTATCCGGCAACGCCCGAGATGGACCGCACGCTCAAGCGCGTCGAGGTCGGCGTCGAGGATGGGCGGGTGAGTACGGTGCAGGTCTTTCTCAGCGACGGGGTGGTGCGACGTTATAAGTTTGGCCCTCTCCAGTGGGTGCCGCTGGCGCAGTTCGGCCAGCCCGCGAAATCCTCATGAGCGGAAAAAAAACCAGTCCTGTCCGTCGCTTCGGACCCGCTGCTCTGGCGCTGACGGTCCTGCTAGTGCTGCCGCTGGCCTACCTGCTGACGCGGGACTGGAGCCAGGCGCTCAACGAGGACATCCGCGCCTCCATTCCCGAGCTGGCGGAACCGCTCCAGGCGCGTGAAATTCGCCAGTCCCTTCAGGCGCAGGCCACCAACAGCGTGCTGCTCAAGGTGGACGCGCCGGGCGCGGAACCGGAGCAAGTTCGCGCGGCCATCCGTGAAGCCGCTGCCGCGCAACCGATTTTTGGCGAAGTCTTTTTCCCCGGCGATGCCGATACGATGAAGGAGCTGGGCCGCTTCATCTACGAGCACCGCGAGACACTCTTTTTCCCCGGCTGGTTGCAGGAGCGCTGGTTGGAGTTCGGGGGCACCGGCCAGCCCGAATCGGATTTTACCCTCTGGCTGGCGCGACGGGCGGCGGGGGAACTGGACGCCTTTCTCGACCGCTCCGAGGCGACCGCCTACGCCCAACTGATTCCCGACGACCCGCTGTTGCTCATCCCGACGGCGCGGGAGGCGCTGCCCGAGGCCGCATCCGGTGAGGACGGCGCAGTGCTGGCGTGGTTGCCGGTCGGGGCGGACTCGCTCAGCCCGGCGGGGCAAGCCGCCATCGGGGCCTCCGTCGAAGCGGTCAAGGCCTCCCTGCGCGTACGCTGGCCCGAGGCTCATCTCACCAGTGGCGGGGTTTATGAAATCGCCGCCGCGACCGAGACGCGAACCCGGCACGAGGTGACGCTGCTGAACGTCGTCATGGGGGCAGTGATCTTTTTCTTCCTGGCGCTGCTCATGCGGCGCTTGTCCGACCTGCTGCTGGTGCTGATCCCGTTGGCGGCGGCTGTACTGTGCTCGGCGGGGGTTGGGTTGTTGGTTTTCGGGCGCATCCATGTGCTCGCCCTCGGCATCGCCAGTGTGGTGCTCGGGCTGGCGGTGGACTACGCCGTGCACCTGCTGGCCAACCGCCGGGCGGATGGTCTCCTGTCCGCGTGGAAGCGTATCCAAAAACCACTACTGGCCGGTTGTCTCTCGTCCTGCCTCGGACTGGCTTTCCTCTGGCTGGCCCCGTTGCCGTCCATTCGGCAGGTTGGGGTCATGGTCCCCGCCGGGCTTCTGGCCGCGCTGGCGGCGGTGCGTTGGGTCATGCCCTATGCGGGCGCGGGTGGCGGAAAACCCGCCCTGCGCGCTTTCCTTTACCAGTTGCGCAAACGGCCCTTGCCGCGTGTGTGGCTATTGCTGCCAGCGCTTCTCTGGACGGTGGCGCTCGCCGTACTGGCCGGGTGGCTGCGCTTCGATGACCGGATCGCGGGCTACCAGATCCCGGTGCCCGGCGAGATGGAGCGCTACCAGTCGTTACTGACCGTGTTGGGGCAGTCGGACGAAACGGTACGCAGCCGCTGGTTCACCTTTTCGGAGTCACCAGTCGGCCTGCTTCAGAACCTCAACGATGTCCGTGCCTCCGGGGTGGAACTCTCCGGCCCCGCCTCCCTGCTGGGGCGGGCGCAGGGCAGCGAGGCTTGGCTGGCCTTCGAGCCGCAGCGGGAGGCGTTTGGGGAGGCGCTGCTGGCTGAGTTGAAGGCGCTTGGTTTTGACGAGGGAGCGTTTGAAGATTTTGCCGCGGGTTTGAAAAATCTGCCCGCCCGCGTGGCGGACCCGGCGGCGGACGAAGCCATCCGCGAACTGGCCTCGCGCCTGCGCGGCCCGATGCGGGCCGCGCTGATGAGCGACGGGGTTGACTGGGTGGGGACATTCGGGGTGCGAGACCGTGACGAGGTGCCAGTG
Protein-coding regions in this window:
- a CDS encoding MMPL family transporter, with protein sequence MSGKKTSPVRRFGPAALALTVLLVLPLAYLLTRDWSQALNEDIRASIPELAEPLQAREIRQSLQAQATNSVLLKVDAPGAEPEQVRAAIREAAAAQPIFGEVFFPGDADTMKELGRFIYEHRETLFFPGWLQERWLEFGGTGQPESDFTLWLARRAAGELDAFLDRSEATAYAQLIPDDPLLLIPTAREALPEAASGEDGAVLAWLPVGADSLSPAGQAAIGASVEAVKASLRVRWPEAHLTSGGVYEIAAATETRTRHEVTLLNVVMGAVIFFFLALLMRRLSDLLLVLIPLAAAVLCSAGVGLLVFGRIHVLALGIASVVLGLAVDYAVHLLANRRADGLLSAWKRIQKPLLAGCLSSCLGLAFLWLAPLPSIRQVGVMVPAGLLAALAAVRWVMPYAGAGGGKPALRAFLYQLRKRPLPRVWLLLPALLWTVALAVLAGWLRFDDRIAGYQIPVPGEMERYQSLLTVLGQSDETVRSRWFTFSESPVGLLQNLNDVRASGVELSGPASLLGRAQGSEAWLAFEPQREAFGEALLAELKALGFDEGAFEDFAAGLKNLPARVADPAADEAIRELASRLRGPMRAALMSDGVDWVGTFGVRDRDEVPVSLKTTTYVLDERVALDRALALSRKIVLRNALWGFLCVGAVLLWVFGWRGGLAAALLPVWAVTLGLAVTVLLGGSLSLLAVIGAVLAYCLGLDYGAFSVHFHGRAPVSVRVSALTSAGAFAVLGFSEIKAVSDLGIVVAATVFFAWMGAEFIGLQRGASTAEDD